In Bernardetia litoralis DSM 6794, the genomic window AATGGAAAATTTGCAGCAATACGCTCTATAAGTCCAAATTCACCGAGTTTATTTATTTCTGTACGCAATTTTTTATTTTGTTTTGATTTTTCTAGTTAGAATTAGACTACAAAAATAGGGAATAATGAGGGGAAATTTTAATTTAAAAATTAAAATTCAAGTGTTTTTAATCAAAAAGTATGCATATTGTATCTTAATTTCTAACTTCTATTTCCAGCTCTCAATTCCCATAAATTATGATACAAAAAATAAAAGATACTTTTTTCGGTTTTGCTGTTGGTGATGCTTTGGGTGTTCCTGTTGAGTTCCGAAGTAGAGAAGATATTGCAAAAAATCCAGTAACAGATATGAGAGAGTTTGGAACGCATCATCAACCAAAAGGAACGTGGTCAGATGATAGTTCTTTGGCTTTTTGTTTGGCTGAAAGTCTTGCAACTCCTATAAATTCAACTAAAAAAGCAATTTATGATATAAATGATATTGCAAATAATTTTGTAAAATGGAAGTATGAAAATTTTTGGACTCCACACGGAAGAGTTTTTGATATTGGAATTGCTACGACAGATGCCATAAAAAGACTGAAAAAAGGCGAAAATCCACTTTTAGCAGGAGGAATAGATGAATATTCGAATGGAAATGGTTCTTTGATGCGAATTTTGCCACTCATTTTTTATAAAGGATATTTATTTGAAGATTCTATTAAAAGGCGTTTCGAATTAGTTTCAGAAGTTTCTTCAATTACACACATGCATTTTCGCTCTGTTTTTTCTTGTTTTATTTATACTGAATTTGCTAGAATTTTGTTAGAACAAACCCAAAAAAAAGAGAAGCAAGATAAATTTTTAGCTTATCAAAAATTACAAGTTTTGATTACTGATTTTGCAACAGAATTTGATTTTAACAAAACTGAAATAACTCTTTTTGATAGAATTTTGAAAAATAACATTACTACTTTTGAAGAAGAAACTATCAAATCTTCTGGTTATGTTTTACATACTTTGGAAGCTAGTTTTTGGTGTTTTATGAAGTATGATTCCTATTCTGAAAGTGTTTTGAAATCTGTAAATTTGGGAGAAGATACAGATACAACAGGCTGCGTAACAGGTGGAATTGCAGGGCTTTTTTATGGAATGAATACAGAAAATAATGAAAAAGGAATTCCTAAAGAATGGTTAGAAGTAATTGTAAAGAAGGAAGATGTAAATAATTTGTGTGAAAGGTTGTATGATTTGAATTTTTGATTTATCCATCTGTATTTATTTCCTTAGCTGTCATATTTGACATATTTACTGTGAATTGATGATTTGGGTCATGTATTGTTTCAAAGATAATTTCCCAATCATTTTGAGTAGGAAGATATAAATATATAGGTTGAAATTCTTTGTGAAAATCTATAATTCTAAAATCTTCTTTCCAGTTTTGAAAAGTATCTTCAAGAATTGGTGTAACTGCATCAATCACTTCTTGATAAGAGTTTTCTATTTTCTCAAAAAAAGAATTTGCAAAATTAAGATTACCTAATTCATTCCCCTCTATGCTTATTCTAATATTCTTTTTTGTAGGAGAGAAATAACGCTCAGAACTGAAAATAAAATTGTTGTTTTTTAATTTATGGATTTGAGTTTCTCCAAAAAACTTATCTTCTATAATCTTTTTATTACGACCAAAAATAGCTTTAAATATATTCATCTTAAAATGGTAATTGCAAAATCACTTTCATTCAAAAAGAGCCAATGTTTGCATTACAAAAAGATGCAAAGCAAAAACCAAAACAATAGCAGAAAGAATTATTTTCCAACGGTTTTTTGTAAAATCAAGGTATTTCATAACTACAAAACCAATACCTAAACCAATCAAAACAACTAAAATTTGAGCGATTTCTAAACCAACATTAAAACCCAAAAGAGGATTTAACAAAGAATCAGGTAACATTTGGCGCAAATAATTTGCAAAACCCAAACCGTGTATCAATCCAAAGACTAAAGCAATACTATAACGACGAACCATTATAGAAGAATTTATTTTTTTAGAATTTTGATTGTTTTCATCTTTTATTTTTGTAATAAAATTCAGAATACAAACAATAATTATCGTCAAAGGAATCAACCATTCAATGACAGAACTAGGAATAGGCGAAATGCCCGAAATAGTCAAAAGCAAAGTAATCGAATGCCCAATCGTAAAAGCTGTAACAAGTAATAAAACTTTTTTCCATTCAGAAAAAGTATAAATTGCACTCAATGCCAAAATAAAAAGTAAGTGGTCGTAGCCATCTGGAAATTGAAGAATATGTTCAATTCCCATTCCCATAAAAGTGAAAAATTCATTCATAAAAAAAAGCTTTATTTTATTTTTTGTCTAAAAATTCATGATACATAATTATAAAGAAATGCACAAAATTAGATGTTACCAAAAAGAAGACAAAGAAGAACTAATAAAATTAATCCAGCTTAATATTCCTACTTATTTTGAAGAGTCAGAAGAAAATGATTTTGCAGAATATTTAGAAAAATATAAAGAAGATTATTTTGTAATAAAAGACAAATCTACAAATCAAATTGTTGGTTGTGGTGGAATTAACTATTTTTTTGATGAATCAATTCCATTAGCTCGTATTTCGTGGGATATTATTCACCCAAATTTTCAAGGACAAGGCATCGGAAAACAACTTCTTTTACATCGAATAAATCATATTAAGAATAAAGGAATCAAACTTATTGTAGTCAGGACAAGTCAATTAGCCTATAAATTTTATCAAAAAGCAGGTTTTGAGTTAGAAAAAACGGAGAAGGATTTTTGGGCAAAAGGGTTTGATTTGTATCAAATGAAAATGAATTTGTGATTACCTACACACTTGATTTATCAATGCCTCAGCTTCTGGACAACCCCCACTAATGGCTGATTTAAGATGCAGACAAATATCTTTATTTGCTTGATTTTGATTTATTTCTAGTGCTATTTGAGCCAAACGATAATGTCCTTTTCCAAATGTTTCATCTAAATGTACACATTTTTCTAAGTCTGTAATGGCTTCTTTTAGTTCTTTAAGTAAATAATGAGCTTCTGCACGATTGTAATATGCCATTTTTTCGGAAGCATTGAGCATAACAGCTTTATCCAAATCTTGTATTGATTCATTTCCTTTTTGTAAGGTCAAAAAAAGTTCTCCTCTTTCTAAATACATATCTGCAACATGCTCATTTAGTGCGATGGCTTTATTATAATCTTCAACGGCAGCTTCATACTCTTCAAGTATTTTTTTTGCTTTTGCTCGGTTGTAAAAATACCGATAGTCTTTTTTATGAAGTTTAATAGCTTTGTCCAAATCTTCTTTTGCTTTATCAAATCTATCCAATTCTAAATAGGCAGCACCACGCATATTATAGGCTTCATGGCTACTAGAATTTTTCTTAATTGCTGTATTTAAAATAGGAAGAGCTTCTTCAAACTTACCATCTAACATCAACTGACGTGCATTTTCTGTATATTTTTTGACAGAAGGTTTACAAGAAGATGCCATAAATAAAAACCCACTCAAAATGAGAAGAAAATAAATTCCTCTAGTAAAAGAATGAACTTTATTTTTCTGTTTTGTAGGTGCATTATTATGTTTGGCTGGAATTTCACTTTCAGCAGAATCTGTAGTATCAGATGCCGTTTTTGATTGATTCTTTGATTGGCTATTTGATTTCATTAGGGTAAACGAATAATTAAAATAACATTAAGATAGGATTATATTTATTTTACTCTAAACAATGCAAAAAAGTTGCCTTTTTAAATTTTAGAGGATTTATTTTTAGTCTTAGAACTTGTTCAGGAAAATATTTTATGTTCAACTAATTCATATAGTTATATTTTTGAGTTATATTTATCCAGTTTTTGTTGATATTTTAGTGTAGCGACATTAACAAAAATACGCACAAAACTCATTCTTAAACAACTTCAATAAAAAAAGCTTTCCTAAAAATAAATTTAGAAAGGCTTTTTGAATAGTGAAGAATTTTATAATCAAATTTATTTTCCAAAGCCAATTTTTTTCTGACGCACTGAAAAATCAGAAAAATCTTCATTTAAAGGAACATTATAAATTTGTGCAAGAGTTGCTGGCTCTTTAAATTCTCTTTCGATATTATTTAGTTTTGCAATTTTATTAGCATTTTCAATAGGAAGAGCTTCAAAACGATGGATTCCTGATAAACGACCTTCACGTAAAAGTGCTTTATCCAAATTTTTAATATCTGTATTGAATGTACAAATAATTTTGAGATTCAAGACATCAGATAAAAGTCCATCCGAAACATTCAAAAGATTTGCAATCGAACTTTTATCAGTATTAAACAAATCACGAGCTTGTACAGAGTCTTCTGACTCTTCAATTATCAAAACAGCATCTTGATAATCTGATAAAAATGTAATTAAATCTGGGCTTGTAATTTCTCTTAAAAGTGTAATTGGATAAAAAATAAATTCTATTTCTGGCTTTGCTTTACTAATTAAATAACGAATATAATTTGTCTTTCCACTTCCTGTTACTCCATGAAAAATAAAAAGTCCTGAGTTATTTTTTTTGTTTATTTCAGTAACTAGAACATCATGTTTCTCTTCAAATTTGTCTCCATAATACAAATCCAAATCAGGAATTGCAGGAGGTTTTATTTGATGTTTGCGTAGTGTAAGCCCTATTCGTGGCGTATTTCCAACAATATTAATATAGCGTTTGTCGCTTTCCTTAGTTTCTATAATACATTTTGTAGCTAACTCAAATAATTTTTCTAATTTTTCTATTGGTGTATTTTCAATAGCTGTTATCATATCAAACCTAAAAATAACATCGTCTAATTTCTGAACAGCATCATAAGTAATATTTATGATAATAGATTCATCATCTAAGAGCAAATACCAATCTATCGAATAACGACTTTCTTTTTTGTTGTAAGTGGTGTTACGTCGATACATAGAAACAGAATTATAGTTATTCTCTTCTATAATTTTTAGAAATTGATTGAGAGAAACAAGCTGATTACTTTCAAAATAATCACGAACATTAAAATCAATTAGTTTTTGATTATGACGATTCAATAAATAATAATCTTCACTAAAATATCCATCACCAAATACATTATATTTTCCTAAATAAGGATTCGTTTCTTGGTTCATTTTGCCTTTTTGTAATTGATTATTTCCTTCTGACATATTTTTTACTCTACGATCATTTGAATTACTATTTCTGTTGGTGTTGTGCATATAAGGAACGATTACGAATTATTTTAAATTGTAAAAATTTTAGATAGCAATGATTAGACAAACACAACGTTCTGAAAGACAAGAAAGTTGCAAGAGAGAATTAATTTATAGTTTGAAATTATTTCTAACTTTATTAATTGGTAACTGATTACTACTTACTGAAAACAGTTTATAGTTTTTCCATCAAATAGGCATATACATCTGTCATTGCTTTTATGTCATCTTTATGCACTTTTTCTTTGGGCGAATGAACGCCAGCTTCGGCAGCACCAATAAAACACCAATCCATTGGATAAGCAGAAGATTGAATTTCTTTTGCATCACTTCCCCCATCGTTCTCGACTTCTAACTGATATTTTACACCTGATTCTTTGACTAAATCAATAATTTTATTCAAGAAACTTCTTCTTGGAATATTTCTGTCACGCATCGAAATGGCTACACCTTCTCCATGTTTTACGCCTTCAGTTATCCACGTAATATCAGAAATTAAACATTGTTTGATTCTATGGTTTTCCCAAATCCATTTCAGTAAAAATGGCATTGTTCCTCCTCCAATTTCTTCATAACATGAAAAAGCAATGATTCCATTTTCTAATGTTTCGGCAGTTTTTAATAAATTCCAACAGCCCAAACGGTCGTCCATGTAACAAGATTGCACATATTTCTTTGTTTCTACAAAATCTTGTTTGAAAACAAATTCAGTTCCTACATCAACAGTTCTATCAAAATCTAATTGTAGTTTTACTGCTCCTAATGGCTTACGGTGTTGTCTTGAGCCTCTTTTTTTCTTTTTATTTTTTTTGCTTTTCTTGTCTTTGTTATCTTCGTTTTCATACTTTACTTTCAAAGTACCTTCAATTTCTCCTTTTGAATCTTTTCCTACTAATTTATAACCATTTTCATATTTTGGAGAACCAATTCTGACCAAATGATTATCATAGCGAGCCATAAAACCGATTGAATCAAAATGAGCAAAAGCAGCCGTTCTGGGCTTCCCAAAAACAAGTATCAAGCAATCTTGAAAATCATCTCCTTCAATAATTTGAGGCTGAACTTTCCAATTTTTTTGATTTTCTTTTATATAATTTAAAACAAATTCTTTCATAGGTGCTTCATTTCCTGTTGGAGCAAAGACATTACACATTTGTTTTAAAAGGTCAAAATTTATGTTTGATTCTTTCATAGATTTAAGGGAAGAAACTGTATTGTTGGAAAGTTTTGGATTTTTAGTCAAGGGAGAAATATTTTTGATAAATTAAATAATAAGAAAAATAAAATTTGGTGGTGTTGTACAAAGTATGATAGGTTATTTTGTTGTTGGTGTCACTTCGCTAAAACACCAACAACGGTATTTTGGGTATTTTTTAGTTTATTAATTTAGCTACTCTAAAACATTTTAACGAAAATCATACTTTGTCGAACACCATCTAAAATTTTACTACTAACTGGTTACTGATAACTATTTAATAAGCCCATTTTAAATAGACTGCACCCCAAGTAAAACCACCCCCAAAGGCTGCTAAAATAAGATTATCTCCTTTTTTGAATTTATGTTCAAAATCTCTCATGCAAAGTGGAATTGTTGCACAAGTTGTATTTCCATATTTTTCAATATTTACTAATACTTTTTCTGGGTCTAAACCTAAGCGTCTTGCAGTTGCATCTATAATTCTCAAATTAGCTTGATGAGGAACTAAAAAATCAATACTATCTCCATCAAGACCATTTTTTTCTACTAATTCGGCTGATGTATCTGCCATATTTTTGACAGCATGTTTGAAAACTACTGCTCCATGCTGAGTTATATAATGTTCTTTATTTTCAACGGTTTCTTTACTGGCAGGGTGAACACTTCCACCTGCTTTCATGTAAAGCTCTGTTGCGCCTGCGCCATCAGTTCTGAGGATAGAATCTACAATTCCATTTCCTTCTGTATCAGCTTCTAAAAGCACAGCACCTGCGCCATCTCCAAAAAGGATACAAGTCTGACGGTCTTCATAATCTACAATTGAAGACATTTTATCAGCTCCCACCACCACAATTTTTTTATACTTTCCTGTTTCTATAAATTGACTTGCCGTAACTAACGCATACAAAAATCCTGAACAAGCTGCCATCAAATCATAACTCAAACAATTTAGACCTGCTTGATGGGCTACAATATTTCCTGTTGCTGGAAATACCATATCAGGTGTAGCAGTAGCACAAATTAAAAAATCAATTTCTTCAGGTTTTGTGTTTGTTTTTT contains:
- a CDS encoding ADP-ribosylglycohydrolase family protein; the encoded protein is MIQKIKDTFFGFAVGDALGVPVEFRSREDIAKNPVTDMREFGTHHQPKGTWSDDSSLAFCLAESLATPINSTKKAIYDINDIANNFVKWKYENFWTPHGRVFDIGIATTDAIKRLKKGENPLLAGGIDEYSNGNGSLMRILPLIFYKGYLFEDSIKRRFELVSEVSSITHMHFRSVFSCFIYTEFARILLEQTQKKEKQDKFLAYQKLQVLITDFATEFDFNKTEITLFDRILKNNITTFEEETIKSSGYVLHTLEASFWCFMKYDSYSESVLKSVNLGEDTDTTGCVTGGIAGLFYGMNTENNEKGIPKEWLEVIVKKEDVNNLCERLYDLNF
- a CDS encoding HupE/UreJ family protein; its protein translation is MNEFFTFMGMGIEHILQFPDGYDHLLFILALSAIYTFSEWKKVLLLVTAFTIGHSITLLLTISGISPIPSSVIEWLIPLTIIIVCILNFITKIKDENNQNSKKINSSIMVRRYSIALVFGLIHGLGFANYLRQMLPDSLLNPLLGFNVGLEIAQILVVLIGLGIGFVVMKYLDFTKNRWKIILSAIVLVFALHLFVMQTLALFE
- a CDS encoding GNAT family N-acetyltransferase, with the protein product MHKIRCYQKEDKEELIKLIQLNIPTYFEESEENDFAEYLEKYKEDYFVIKDKSTNQIVGCGGINYFFDESIPLARISWDIIHPNFQGQGIGKQLLLHRINHIKNKGIKLIVVRTSQLAYKFYQKAGFELEKTEKDFWAKGFDLYQMKMNL
- a CDS encoding tetratricopeptide repeat protein, which gives rise to MKSNSQSKNQSKTASDTTDSAESEIPAKHNNAPTKQKNKVHSFTRGIYFLLILSGFLFMASSCKPSVKKYTENARQLMLDGKFEEALPILNTAIKKNSSSHEAYNMRGAAYLELDRFDKAKEDLDKAIKLHKKDYRYFYNRAKAKKILEEYEAAVEDYNKAIALNEHVADMYLERGELFLTLQKGNESIQDLDKAVMLNASEKMAYYNRAEAHYLLKELKEAITDLEKCVHLDETFGKGHYRLAQIALEINQNQANKDICLHLKSAISGGCPEAEALINQVCR
- a CDS encoding AAA family ATPase — encoded protein: MHNTNRNSNSNDRRVKNMSEGNNQLQKGKMNQETNPYLGKYNVFGDGYFSEDYYLLNRHNQKLIDFNVRDYFESNQLVSLNQFLKIIEENNYNSVSMYRRNTTYNKKESRYSIDWYLLLDDESIIINITYDAVQKLDDVIFRFDMITAIENTPIEKLEKLFELATKCIIETKESDKRYINIVGNTPRIGLTLRKHQIKPPAIPDLDLYYGDKFEEKHDVLVTEINKKNNSGLFIFHGVTGSGKTNYIRYLISKAKPEIEFIFYPITLLREITSPDLITFLSDYQDAVLIIEESEDSVQARDLFNTDKSSIANLLNVSDGLLSDVLNLKIICTFNTDIKNLDKALLREGRLSGIHRFEALPIENANKIAKLNNIEREFKEPATLAQIYNVPLNEDFSDFSVRQKKIGFGK
- a CDS encoding M20/M25/M40 family metallo-hydrolase is translated as MKESNINFDLLKQMCNVFAPTGNEAPMKEFVLNYIKENQKNWKVQPQIIEGDDFQDCLILVFGKPRTAAFAHFDSIGFMARYDNHLVRIGSPKYENGYKLVGKDSKGEIEGTLKVKYENEDNKDKKSKKNKKKKRGSRQHRKPLGAVKLQLDFDRTVDVGTEFVFKQDFVETKKYVQSCYMDDRLGCWNLLKTAETLENGIIAFSCYEEIGGGTMPFLLKWIWENHRIKQCLISDITWITEGVKHGEGVAISMRDRNIPRRSFLNKIIDLVKESGVKYQLEVENDGGSDAKEIQSSAYPMDWCFIGAAEAGVHSPKEKVHKDDIKAMTDVYAYLMEKL
- a CDS encoding beta-ketoacyl-ACP synthase III — translated: MNSTPSTNKTQAAITGVFGYVPDYVLTNKELETMVDTNDEWIKSRTGISERRILKGKGMGTSHLATKAVKGLLEKTNTKPEEIDFLICATATPDMVFPATGNIVAHQAGLNCLSYDLMAACSGFLYALVTASQFIETGKYKKIVVVGADKMSSIVDYEDRQTCILFGDGAGAVLLEADTEGNGIVDSILRTDGAGATELYMKAGGSVHPASKETVENKEHYITQHGAVVFKHAVKNMADTSAELVEKNGLDGDSIDFLVPHQANLRIIDATARRLGLDPEKVLVNIEKYGNTTCATIPLCMRDFEHKFKKGDNLILAAFGGGFTWGAVYLKWAY